In the genome of Terriglobia bacterium, the window CAGGTCGTCACCGAGCGCGGCATGATGGTGGCCAACGAACGCGTCGGCCGGCGGCGTCTCGCCTACCCGATCAAGAAGTTCGAGGACGGCGTCTACACCCGATTCCTCTACGACGCCGACGAGGCGATTCCGAAGGAGCTGGAGCGGCGGCTCCGGATCTCGGACAAGGTGCTGAGGCACCTCACCGTGCGGCTCGAGGAGGATTGGGCCGTGGCCGCCAAGGAGCAGGCCGTCCGCGACGCGGAGGCCCGCGTCGAGGCGGAGGCCGCGAGGGCCGCGGCCGAAGCCGCGGGCGAGCTGGCCGCCGCGGGTCAACTTCCGCCGGTGGAGGACGCCGGGGGCGAGGCCGACGACACGGACGAGGCGCTCGAGGTCGTGGAGCCGGGCGACGACGAGCCCGTCTGACGGAGAGTTCGTGCTGAACGCGGGAGAGCGGTGACATGAGCGAGATGAGGGACGGATCCCGGTCGGGCGGCGAAGGCGGGGGGCGCGGGCGACAGCCGCGAAGCGGCGGCCGGCGGCGGTTCCTGTTCCGCCGCAGGAAGTACTGCAAGTTCTGCGAGGAGAAGGCCGCGTGGGTCGACCACAAGGACATCCGGACCCTGCAGAACTACATCCCGGAGCGCGCGAAGATCCTGCCGCGCAGGATCTCGGGGACGTGCTCCAAGCACCAGCGCCAGTTGATGCGGGCGATCAAGCGCGCGCGCAACATCGCGCTCCTGCCCTTCACCAGCGACTAGCGCCGGGAAGGAGGACCCCGTGAAGGTCGTGCTGCGCCAGGACGTCGAACACCTCGGGGAGCGGGGGCAGATCGTGAACGTGTCTCCGGGCTTCGCGAGGAACTACCTCTTGCCGAAGATGCTCGCGATGGAAGCGACGCCGGGGAACCTCCGCAACTTCGAGCTGCAGAAGCGGGTGTGGGTCGCGAGAGAGTCGCGGGAGGTCGAGGAAGCGCGCTCGTTCGCCGGCCGTCTCGAGAGCGTGAGGATCGCCGTATCGAAGAAGGCAGGGGAGCACGACGTGCTCTACGGATCGGTGACGAGCTCCGAGATCGCCGACCTTCTCGCGGCCAAGGGGATCGAGGTGGACCGCCGCAAGATCCAGCTCGACGAGCCGATCAAGTCCCTCGGCACGTTCGAGGTGCCCGTCAAGATCCACCGGCAAGTCACGGCGAAGGTCACCGTGCAGGTCGTCGCGGAAGCCGAGTAGGAGCACGATGGCGAAGGACAGCGGGCCGGAGCCGGCGTCCCCGGCGGCTCGGAGCGCCGTCGGCGCCCCGCGGACCGCACTGGCGCTCGGCGCGGCCTGGCTGCTCCCCGGCCTCGGGCACGTCGTCCTCGGTCACGTCCGCCGCGGCCTTCTGTTCACCGCGATCGTCATGGGATCGTTCGCCCTCGGGATGGCGCACGACGGTCGACTGGCGCTCCGCGACGGCCGTCAGGCGTTCCTGACGACGCTCCAGGTCGTGGCGAACGTCGGCGTCGGACCCGCGGATCTCCTGGCGCGCCTGGCGGTCTACGGCGAGCCGGCGTACGCGGCCTCCGACGACGGCGTGGGAGGAGCCTTCGAGTCTCGGGTCGTCCGGATCTTCCGGGAGCGCTCGAGGTCCGGCGTCTCGGCGTACGGAACCGCGTATCTCTGGACGGCCGGCCTGATGAATCTCCTTCTCCTGTTCGACGTTTGGGACATTGCGCGGGGAAGGAAGGACTGATGCAGAGCCACTTCCTGCACCTCCTGCTCTACTCGACGCTGGTGGCCCTGTTCTTCGCGGTCCTCTCGCGCCGGACCGCGCAGGCGCGGCTGCGTCTCGCGGTGCTGATCTGGTCGGGGATGGTGGTGGGCGCGCTGGCCGTCGCCCTCCTGATGTACCCGTTCCCGCGCTGACGCGCCCCCACGTTCACTTCGCGGCGGGCGACGCCTGCGGCTTCTCCTTCACGGCCTCGACGTTGATCGTGGCGGATACCTCGTCGCCGACGAAAGTGCCACCGGCGTCCAGCACCTTGTTCCAGACGATCCCGTAGTCCTTCCGGTCGAGGGTGAACGAGGTCGAGAAGCCGGCCCGGTCGTTCCCCCAGGGGTCCTTCGCCGTGCCCAGGAACTCCACGGGAATCGTGATCTCCTTGGAGACGCCGTGGAGGGTGAACTTGCCCGTGACCTGGTACGTGCTCCCGGTCGTCTTCGAGATCCTGGTGCTCTGAAACGTCAGCTCGGGGAACTTCGCCACTTCGAAGAAGTCGGGGGACCTCAGGTGGGCGTCCCGCTTCGGTTCCGCGGTGTCGATGCTGGCCGCCTTGATCGTGAACGCGACGGTGGACTTCGTCGGATCGGCGCCGTCCAGCAGAATGGTCCCGCTGAAGTCGGCGAACCGGCCGGTCACGCGGGAGATGAGGTGGCGGATGCTGAAGCCGACGTTGCTGTGGGCCGGGTCGATGCTGAAGGTGTCCGCCGCGCGGACGGCGGGGGTCGCGAGGGCGAGCGCTGCGACGAGGAGCGAGAGCAGGATGCGTCGGACTCGCATTCGGTCCTCCTGTCCGCCGGGACGCCTTCCCACGCCCCGACGAGGACGATTCGAGGATGAGATTGTACCTCGGCGTCGAGTATTCCACGTCCGTCGGGAGGCCGCAAACCGCGTTCAGGGCGGCCGCGAGGCCTCATCGCACGCCGCACGCCGGACCAGCCGCGCCGCGGCGTTCACCCACATCGCCGAGCCGTTGAGGGACGGGACGAGACGCAGGCTCGCGCCTCCGGCGGCGCGGAAGCTCTCCGCCGCCCGGATCCCGATCTCCTCCAGCGTCTCGAGGCAGTCCGCGACGAACGCGGGGCACGCCACCGTCAGGTTCCGGATGCCCTCGCGGGCGAGCCGAGGGACCGCCTCGTCGGTCGCCGGCCCGATCCACGGTATCCGGCCGAGGCGCGACTGGAAGGCGACGGACCACGCGCCGTCTTCGAGACCCAGCGCTGCCGAGATGAGCCGAGCGGTCTCGAAGCACTGGGCGCGGTAGCAGCTCCGATTCGCGAGACCGATCGCGCTGCAGCACTCGGCGGACCTGAGACAGTGCCCGCCGCTTTCGTCGGATTTCAGGATCTGCCGCTCGGGGAGCCCGTGGAAGCTGAACAGCAGGTGGTCCGCGGGCTCTTCGGCCAGGGAGGCCCGGGCCTGCGCCGCGAATGCGCCGACGAATCCGGGGTCGGCGTAGAACGGCGGCACCGTGGACAGGAGCGGCACGTTCCAGAATTGCGCGGCGCGCCGGTACGCCGCCTCGAGGGTCGACCCGGTCGTGGCGGAGGCGAGCTGCGGGAAGAGCGGGAACACGACGATCCGCCGGCATCCCCGGGAGCGAAGCTCCTCCATCGCGGCGGCCAACGAGGGACGACCGTAGCCCATCCCCAGGGCGACCTCGTATTCCCCGCCGAGCCGCGCCGCGAGCCCGTCGCGAAAGGCGTGGCCGTGGACGAGCAGGGGCGAGCCGCCCGCGGTCCAGATCTTCCGGTACGCCTCCGCGGAGCGGGCTGGGCGGAAGGGGAGGATCACGAGACGGAGCAGAAGGAACCGGGCCGCCGCGTTCGTGTCCAGGATTCGGGGATCCGAAAGGAACTCCCGGAGGTACCGCCGCACGTCGGTCGTCGTGGGGGCGTCGGGCGTGCCGACGTTCATCACGAGGACCCCGACCGGCACCTCCTCCGCGTTCATGACACGAAGCGTAGAGGCTAAGCACCGGGGCCGCAAGCGTCGGGCCGCGGGACGCGTCTTGGGTTTTTCCCGGTGCAGGACTATTCTTCCCGTCGGGAGGTCCCGATGCGCGAGCGTATCTTCCCCGCCGATCTCTCGAAGGTGCGCACGTATCCCCTCGCGGAGCGGAGGAACAAGGTCTCCGTCTCGGAGTTCGCCTCCCGCGTGGACCCCACAGGCTCGCTCGAGGCGTTCCTCGACGGCCTGAGCGACGTGCTCGCGGTGCGAGCGCTGCGCGACCTGGCGTCCGCCGTCGCGGACGCGCTCGCGCACGAGCGCGCGGTGGCATGGGCGCTCGGCGCGCACGTCGTGAAGGTCGGTCTTTCCCCCGTGATGATCCAGATGATGGAGGATGGAGCGCTGACCTCGCTGGCGCTGAACGGCGCGGGTGCGATCCATGATTGGGAGATCGCGGCGATCGGCGCCACGTCCGAGGACGTCGCGGAGGGTCTCCATCTCGGACGATTCGGGATGGCGGAGGAGACCGGTCGCGAGCTGAACGACGCCGCCTCCGAGGCGGCCGCGCGGGGCGAAGGCCTCGGCGAGTCCCTGGGGCGGAGGATCGTGGAGTCCGGCCGCCCGTTCCGCGACCGAAGCCTCCTGGCTCGCGCGTGGGAGATGGGAGTACCCGTCACCGTCCACGTCGCGATCGGGAGCGACATCGTGCACCAGCATCCCGCCGCCGACGGCGCGGCGATCGGGTGCGCCACGTACACCGATTTCCGGCGGCTCGTCGCGCTGGTCGGCCGGCTCCGGGGCGGCGTCTGGATCAACTGCGGCTCAGCGGTGCAGCTCCCGGAGGTGTTCCTCAAGGCGCTCTCGGTCGCGGAAAACCTGGGGCACGACGTGTCGGGGCTCGCGACGGCGAACCTGGACATGATCCGGCACTACCGCACCGAGGAGAACGTGCTGAGGCGCCCGACGGCGGGGAAGGGGCGGGCGTTCGCTCTCGTCGGCCACCACGAGATCAACGTCCCCTTGCTCTCGGCGGCGGTCGCACTCGAGCGGAAGCGGCACGCCGCCCGCGGCTGATGGCCGGCACGGTCGTCGTCCAGACGGCGTTCCTCGGCGACGTGGTCCTCACGACCCCGCTCCTCCGCGAGCTCCGTCGCGCTCGCCCCTCGGCGCCGATCACCGTGGTGACGACGCCGGTCGGGGCCCAGACGCTCGCCGGCCACCCATCGGTGGACGCCATCGAGGTCCTGGACAAGAGGGGAGCGGACCGCGGGCCGGCGGGCCTGGCGCGAGTCGTGCGGCGCCTCCGCGCGGGCCGGCCAGACGTCGCGGTGGCGGCGCAGCGCTCCGCGAGGACCGGCCTCCTGATCCTGCTCAGCGGCGCGCCGCTCAGGATCGGGTTCAGGTCGGCACCGGGGCGCTTTGCCTACACGGAGCTCGTGCCGTGGAGCGCCGCGGAGCACGCGGTCCGGCGCTACCTCGCCCTCGCGCGTCCGGCGGGTGGCGATCCCGCCGCCGCGGACCCGCGCCCCGAGGTCCCGCTTTTCGCGGACGCCCGCGAACGGGCGGCCGCCCTGCTGGCCGAGGCCGGCGTCGTGGAGGGGGAGCCGTTGCTCGCGGTCGCGCCGGGGTCGATCTGGGGAACGAAGCGATGGCTGCCCGAAGGATTCGCGTCGGTCGTTCGCTCCGCCGCCGACCGACGCCTGATCCCCGTCCTGGTGGGCTCCGCGTCGGAGCGGTCGCTCTGCGACGAGATCATCCGCGCCGCCGGAGCGCGGGCGGCGAACCTCGCCGGGCGCTGCCTCATCCCGGAGCTCGCGGCGGTGCTCGCGCGGGCACGCGCGCTGGTATCGAACGACAGCGGCGCGGGCCACGTGGCGAGCGCGGTGGGAACGCCGGTGGTCACGATCTTCGGACCGACGGTCCCCGCATTCGGCTACGCGCCGTTCGGCGGCGACCACCGGATCGTCGAGCACGAGACGCTACCGTGCCGACCCTGCGACCGTCACGGACCCGAGGTCTGCCCGCTGGGGCACTTCCGGTGCATGCGGGAGGTCGGCGCCGACCGGGTGCT includes:
- the rpsR gene encoding 30S ribosomal protein S18 gives rise to the protein MRDGSRSGGEGGGRGRQPRSGGRRRFLFRRRKYCKFCEEKAAWVDHKDIRTLQNYIPERAKILPRRISGTCSKHQRQLMRAIKRARNIALLPFTSD
- a CDS encoding YceI family protein, translating into MRVRRILLSLLVAALALATPAVRAADTFSIDPAHSNVGFSIRHLISRVTGRFADFSGTILLDGADPTKSTVAFTIKAASIDTAEPKRDAHLRSPDFFEVAKFPELTFQSTRISKTTGSTYQVTGKFTLHGVSKEITIPVEFLGTAKDPWGNDRAGFSTSFTLDRKDYGIVWNKVLDAGGTFVGDEVSATINVEAVKEKPQASPAAK
- the rpsF gene encoding 30S ribosomal protein S6, with protein sequence MPTYETLFITLPTLSEDEERIVVAPLAQVVTERGMMVANERVGRRRLAYPIKKFEDGVYTRFLYDADEAIPKELERRLRISDKVLRHLTVRLEEDWAVAAKEQAVRDAEARVEAEAARAAAEAAGELAAAGQLPPVEDAGGEADDTDEALEVVEPGDDEPV
- the rplI gene encoding 50S ribosomal protein L9, translating into MKVVLRQDVEHLGERGQIVNVSPGFARNYLLPKMLAMEATPGNLRNFELQKRVWVARESREVEEARSFAGRLESVRIAVSKKAGEHDVLYGSVTSSEIADLLAAKGIEVDRRKIQLDEPIKSLGTFEVPVKIHRQVTAKVTVQVVAEAE
- a CDS encoding glycosyltransferase family 9 protein, which encodes MAGTVVVQTAFLGDVVLTTPLLRELRRARPSAPITVVTTPVGAQTLAGHPSVDAIEVLDKRGADRGPAGLARVVRRLRAGRPDVAVAAQRSARTGLLILLSGAPLRIGFRSAPGRFAYTELVPWSAAEHAVRRYLALARPAGGDPAAADPRPEVPLFADARERAAALLAEAGVVEGEPLLAVAPGSIWGTKRWLPEGFASVVRSAADRRLIPVLVGSASERSLCDEIIRAAGARAANLAGRCLIPELAAVLARARALVSNDSGAGHVASAVGTPVVTIFGPTVPAFGYAPFGGDHRIVEHETLPCRPCDRHGPEVCPLGHFRCMREVGADRVLEALDEVIGARS
- the hemH gene encoding ferrochelatase, translated to MNAEEVPVGVLVMNVGTPDAPTTTDVRRYLREFLSDPRILDTNAAARFLLLRLVILPFRPARSAEAYRKIWTAGGSPLLVHGHAFRDGLAARLGGEYEVALGMGYGRPSLAAAMEELRSRGCRRIVVFPLFPQLASATTGSTLEAAYRRAAQFWNVPLLSTVPPFYADPGFVGAFAAQARASLAEEPADHLLFSFHGLPERQILKSDESGGHCLRSAECCSAIGLANRSCYRAQCFETARLISAALGLEDGAWSVAFQSRLGRIPWIGPATDEAVPRLAREGIRNLTVACPAFVADCLETLEEIGIRAAESFRAAGGASLRLVPSLNGSAMWVNAAARLVRRAACDEASRPP